From the genome of Deinococcus sp. JMULE3, one region includes:
- a CDS encoding NUDIX domain-containing protein — protein MTGETTGETRVVYDGRIVRLELLDGRWEVVRHADAVAVLALNDAGEMLLVRQERRAVGAFTVEAPAGLIDPGETPEQAARRELQEEAGLDGDVTLFTRFYASPGFCDEFLYVFEATNLRESKLPHDEDEEGIEVLWLPPAQVLAGLRDGTLIGSASTVAAALHAAQLLALRGAGA, from the coding sequence ATGACCGGCGAGACGACAGGTGAGACGAGGGTGGTGTATGACGGGCGGATCGTGCGCCTGGAACTCCTGGACGGCAGGTGGGAGGTGGTGCGCCACGCGGACGCGGTGGCGGTCCTGGCCCTGAACGACGCCGGGGAGATGCTGCTGGTCCGCCAGGAGCGCCGCGCGGTGGGCGCGTTTACCGTAGAGGCCCCGGCCGGGCTGATCGATCCCGGCGAGACGCCCGAGCAGGCGGCGCGGCGTGAGTTGCAGGAGGAAGCGGGTCTGGACGGCGACGTGACGCTGTTCACGCGCTTCTATGCCAGCCCTGGGTTCTGCGACGAGTTCCTGTACGTGTTCGAGGCGACGAACCTCCGGGAGAGCAAGCTGCCGCACGACGAGGACGAGGAGGGGATCGAGGTGCTGTGGCTGCCGCCCGCGCAGGTGCTGGCGGGGCTGCGGGACGGGACGCTGATCGGGAGTGCGTCCACGGTCGCGGCGGCCCTGCACGCGGCGCAGCTGCTGGCGCTGCGCGGGGCGGGCGCGTGA
- the dgt gene encoding dGTP triphosphohydrolase, which yields MFTRPDLEAREAATLAPTATLSRDHGGREHAEAESETRTAFQKDRDRVLHTTAFRRLEAKTQVFLSAAGDHYRTRLTHTLEVQQVARSVALSLGLNETLAETIALAHDLGHPPFGHAGERVLNQLLADEGGFNHNLQARRIVTLLEHPKSEYPGLNLTRDTLDGLNKHHRAGLGQPSLEAQVVDAADALAYTAHDLDDGLRSGLITPHQLNELPLWTELTRRAGLHGHDLSEQGRRTLHRQLLGWLIRDLTHASHASITASGVTTPAEVRAWPTRLITYSPDMRDLLRDAGTFLRENLYRHWRVEMQVEQATQVLHGLYHALMNRPSMLPPTYRALAASEGQPRATCDYLSGMTDRYALDTHAGITPGGTPALWPR from the coding sequence ATGTTCACCCGCCCCGACCTGGAAGCGCGCGAGGCCGCCACGCTGGCCCCCACCGCCACCCTCAGCCGCGACCACGGCGGACGCGAACACGCAGAAGCCGAAAGCGAGACCCGCACCGCCTTCCAGAAGGACCGCGACCGGGTGCTGCACACCACCGCCTTCCGCCGCCTGGAGGCCAAGACGCAGGTGTTCCTCTCGGCCGCCGGGGACCACTACCGCACCCGCCTGACCCACACCCTGGAGGTGCAGCAGGTCGCCCGCAGCGTCGCCCTGAGCCTCGGCCTGAACGAAACGCTCGCCGAGACCATCGCCCTCGCCCACGACCTCGGGCACCCGCCGTTCGGGCACGCCGGGGAACGCGTCCTGAACCAGCTGCTGGCCGACGAGGGCGGCTTCAACCACAACCTCCAGGCGCGGCGGATCGTCACGCTGCTCGAACACCCCAAGAGCGAGTACCCCGGCCTGAACCTCACCCGCGACACCCTGGACGGCCTGAACAAACACCACCGCGCGGGCCTGGGCCAGCCCAGCCTGGAAGCGCAGGTCGTGGACGCCGCCGACGCCCTCGCGTACACCGCGCACGACCTCGACGACGGCCTGCGCAGCGGCCTCATCACCCCCCACCAGCTGAACGAACTGCCCCTGTGGACCGAACTCACCCGCCGCGCCGGACTGCACGGGCACGACCTGAGCGAACAGGGCCGCCGCACCCTGCACCGCCAGCTGCTCGGCTGGCTGATCCGCGACCTCACGCACGCCAGCCACGCCAGCATCACGGCCAGCGGCGTCACCACCCCCGCCGAGGTCCGCGCCTGGCCCACCCGCCTCATCACCTACAGCCCCGACATGCGCGACCTGCTGCGCGATGCGGGCACCTTCCTGCGCGAGAACCTCTACCGCCACTGGCGCGTCGAGATGCAGGTCGAACAGGCCACCCAGGTCCTCCACGGCCTGTACCACGCCCTGATGAACCGCCCCAGCATGCTTCCCCCCACCTACCGCGCCCTGGCCGCCAGCGAAGGCCAGCCGCGCGCTACCTGCGACTACCTCAGCGGCATGACCGACCGCTACGCGCTGGACACGCACGCTGGCATCACCCCCGGAGGCACCCCCGCCCTCTGGCCCCGCTGA
- a CDS encoding CBS domain-containing protein — MTTPLLVKDAMHPRAVTLSTHSTLTDAVVTMQELRVKRLPVVQDGRVVGIVTDGEVCRALPTLTEGLTPWAFADRVGRVRARDIMRRPVLTVTPDAALTAALRMMLDRRVGGLPVVDEDGELRGMLTLTDVLRAEGRAARLHWGAVDQHMTRDVVTVTPGTPASEAAATLKVTRLHVLPVVQGTQLRGVLHEKDLLAAVDRAGATHGPTVLADQFFLGDLMTADLMRPPTGYVTESVPMRDALTRMLDLDVHGLPVITQDGDLLGVVTISDVIRTVLGESVGAGSVTA; from the coding sequence ATGACCACCCCCCTGCTCGTGAAGGACGCCATGCACCCCCGCGCGGTCACACTCTCGACCCACAGCACCCTGACGGACGCCGTGGTCACCATGCAGGAACTGCGCGTCAAGCGCCTGCCCGTCGTACAGGACGGCCGCGTGGTGGGGATCGTCACGGACGGCGAGGTCTGCCGCGCGCTGCCCACCCTGACCGAGGGCCTGACCCCGTGGGCGTTCGCGGACCGCGTGGGGCGCGTGCGGGCGCGGGACATCATGCGACGCCCGGTGCTGACCGTCACGCCCGACGCGGCCCTGACCGCGGCACTGCGGATGATGCTGGACCGGCGCGTGGGTGGCCTGCCCGTCGTGGACGAGGACGGCGAACTGCGCGGCATGCTGACCCTGACCGACGTCCTGCGTGCCGAGGGCCGCGCCGCGCGCCTGCACTGGGGCGCGGTGGACCAGCACATGACCCGTGACGTCGTGACGGTCACGCCCGGCACGCCCGCCAGCGAGGCCGCCGCCACGCTGAAGGTCACGCGACTGCACGTCCTGCCAGTGGTGCAGGGCACCCAGTTGCGCGGCGTGCTGCACGAGAAGGACCTGCTGGCCGCCGTGGACCGCGCCGGGGCGACGCACGGCCCCACCGTCCTGGCCGATCAGTTCTTCCTGGGTGACCTCATGACCGCCGACCTGATGCGCCCCCCGACCGGGTACGTCACCGAGAGCGTTCCCATGCGGGACGCACTGACGCGCATGCTGGACCTGGACGTGCACGGCCTGCCGGTCATCACTCAGGACGGGGACCTGCTGGGCGTCGTGACGATCAGCGACGTGATCCGCACCGTGCTGGGCGAAAGCGTGGGCGCAGGCAGCGTGACCGCTTAG
- the lipA gene encoding lipoyl synthase, whose protein sequence is MTHETKEPKFIKNGIYRKDSVPVRDKKPEWLKVTIPTGQVFTEVRKIVKEHRLHTVCEEAMCPNIGECWSRGTATFMLMGHICTRACRFCAVDTGNPMGKLDLDEPQGVAESVRLMGLKYVVLTSVDRDDLPDGGAYHFAKTVQAIKKLNPETRVEALTPDFGGNTHCVDLVLDSGVDTYAQNLETVRRLTHPVRDIRADYDQTLKVLAHAKQARPDVITKTSIMLGLGETREELRETMRDCRDAGVDVLTFGQYLRPTMHHLPVERYVSPAEFDEIREEAMSLGFLEVVSGPLVRSSYKAEQIVMDRPGNLPEHLAHLGEGSELSLI, encoded by the coding sequence ATGACCCACGAGACCAAGGAACCCAAGTTCATCAAGAACGGCATCTACCGCAAGGACAGCGTCCCGGTCCGCGACAAGAAACCCGAGTGGCTGAAAGTCACCATCCCCACCGGGCAGGTCTTCACGGAAGTCCGCAAGATCGTCAAAGAACACCGCCTGCACACCGTGTGCGAGGAAGCCATGTGCCCCAACATCGGCGAATGCTGGAGCCGCGGCACCGCCACCTTCATGCTCATGGGCCACATCTGCACCCGCGCCTGCCGCTTCTGCGCCGTGGACACCGGCAACCCCATGGGCAAACTCGACCTCGACGAACCCCAGGGCGTCGCCGAGAGCGTGCGGCTCATGGGCCTGAAGTACGTCGTGCTGACCAGCGTGGACCGCGACGACCTGCCGGACGGCGGCGCGTACCACTTCGCCAAGACCGTCCAGGCCATCAAGAAACTCAACCCCGAAACGCGCGTCGAGGCCCTCACCCCCGACTTCGGCGGCAACACCCACTGCGTGGACCTGGTCCTCGACAGCGGCGTGGACACCTACGCGCAGAACCTCGAAACGGTCCGCCGCCTCACCCACCCCGTCCGCGACATCCGCGCCGACTACGACCAGACCCTGAAAGTCCTCGCGCATGCCAAGCAGGCCCGCCCGGACGTCATCACCAAGACCAGCATCATGCTCGGGCTGGGCGAAACCCGCGAGGAACTCCGCGAAACCATGCGCGACTGCCGCGACGCCGGCGTGGACGTCCTCACCTTCGGGCAGTACCTGCGCCCCACCATGCACCACCTGCCCGTCGAGCGCTACGTCTCCCCCGCCGAATTCGACGAGATCCGCGAGGAAGCCATGAGTCTCGGCTTCCTGGAAGTCGTCAGCGGCCCCCTGGTGCGCTCCTCCTACAAGGCCGAGCAGATCGTCATGGACCGCCCCGGCAACCTGCCCGAACACCTCGCGCACCTCGGCGAGGGCAGCGAACTCAGCCTGATCTGA
- the lipB gene encoding lipoyl(octanoyl) transferase LipB, translated as MTASPFAVRDLGVTPYRDAWDLQKTLHAQVAAGDAPPTLLLVEHPPVLTLGRKAREGTNIIVTRDYLRQQGIEVLDVERGGDVTYHGPGQLVAYAIFPVGRRVADFLRLLEQATITALHDLGLEDARPNPGYAGVYVTERDVNGLTYDQKIASFGVAVQRHVALHGLALNVNANLQHFDLIVPCGLTQTHMTSVQREYDLRGLHRTASMTEAKDALTRAFHTTFAQYDWTLPTPAAAGS; from the coding sequence ATGACCGCCTCCCCCTTCGCCGTCCGGGACCTCGGCGTGACGCCGTACCGGGACGCCTGGGACCTCCAGAAAACCCTGCACGCGCAGGTGGCCGCCGGGGACGCCCCGCCCACCCTCCTGCTCGTGGAACACCCACCCGTCCTCACGCTGGGCCGCAAGGCGCGCGAGGGCACCAACATCATCGTCACCCGCGACTACCTGCGGCAGCAGGGCATCGAGGTGCTGGACGTCGAACGCGGCGGGGACGTCACGTACCACGGTCCCGGCCAGCTCGTCGCGTACGCCATCTTCCCCGTCGGCCGCCGGGTCGCGGACTTCCTGCGCCTCCTCGAACAGGCGACCATCACGGCCCTGCACGACCTGGGCCTGGAGGACGCCCGCCCCAACCCCGGCTACGCGGGCGTGTACGTCACCGAGAGAGACGTGAACGGCCTGACGTACGATCAGAAGATCGCGTCGTTCGGCGTCGCGGTGCAGCGGCACGTCGCCCTGCACGGCCTCGCGCTGAACGTGAACGCGAACCTGCAGCACTTCGACCTGATCGTCCCGTGCGGCCTGACGCAGACGCACATGACCAGCGTGCAGCGCGAGTACGACCTGCGCGGCCTGCACAGAACGGCCAGCATGACAGAGGCCAAAGACGCCCTGACGCGCGCCTTCCACACCACCTTCGCCCAGTACGACTGGACGCTGCCCACCCCCGCGGCAGCCGGGAGCTGA
- a CDS encoding GNAT family N-acetyltransferase, giving the protein MDLVPPDEQFKTSFLDAVREAQATGSGLGDTLSFDVADMDRDFPAFLAHLRRFEPGHALPEGFVHSEYLWLVDGDTYLGRASIRHTLNPRLREFGGHIGYEVRPAARRQGHATRILAGSLRRARQLGIESALVTCDADNTGSRRTIEKCGGVLEGQFVVPDHPKPILRFWVPTAPA; this is encoded by the coding sequence ATGGACCTGGTGCCCCCCGACGAACAGTTCAAGACGAGCTTCCTGGACGCCGTGCGCGAGGCGCAGGCCACCGGCAGCGGCCTGGGCGACACCCTCAGCTTCGACGTGGCCGACATGGACCGCGACTTCCCGGCCTTCCTGGCGCACCTGCGCCGCTTCGAACCCGGTCACGCCCTCCCCGAGGGCTTCGTGCACTCCGAGTACCTGTGGCTGGTGGACGGCGACACGTACCTGGGCCGCGCCAGCATCCGCCACACCCTGAACCCTCGCCTGCGTGAGTTCGGCGGTCACATCGGCTACGAGGTCCGCCCCGCCGCCCGCCGCCAGGGGCACGCCACCCGCATCCTCGCCGGATCGCTGCGCCGCGCCCGGCAACTGGGCATCGAGTCGGCCCTCGTGACCTGCGACGCGGACAACACCGGCTCGCGCCGCACCATCGAGAAATGCGGCGGCGTGCTGGAAGGGCAGTTCGTGGTGCCCGACCACCCCAAACCCATCCTGCGCTTCTGGGTGCCCACCGCCCCAGCCTGA
- the rplS gene encoding 50S ribosomal protein L19 has translation MQHAIKVNRGAILRAVEQPHLKADLPEFRPGDTVRVETKVVEGNRTRNQAFEGVVIAINGAGSRKSFTVRKISFGEGVERVFPFNSPLVAKIAVLERGKVRRAKLYYLRELRGKAARIKSDRSRVMKDAAAKAAAKSAE, from the coding sequence ATGCAGCACGCAATCAAAGTGAACCGTGGCGCCATCCTGCGCGCCGTCGAGCAGCCCCACCTGAAGGCCGACCTGCCCGAATTCCGCCCCGGCGATACCGTCCGCGTGGAAACGAAGGTCGTCGAAGGCAACCGCACCCGCAACCAGGCCTTCGAAGGCGTCGTCATCGCCATCAACGGCGCGGGCAGCCGCAAGAGCTTCACCGTCCGCAAGATCAGCTTCGGTGAAGGCGTGGAGCGCGTGTTCCCCTTCAACAGCCCCCTGGTCGCCAAGATCGCCGTGCTGGAGCGCGGCAAGGTCCGCCGCGCCAAGCTGTACTACCTGCGCGAACTGCGCGGCAAGGCTGCCCGCATCAAGAGCGACCGCAGCCGCGTGATGAAGGACGCCGCCGCGAAGGCCGCCGCCAAGAGCGCGGAGTAA
- a CDS encoding HAD hydrolase family protein, which translates to MTPTALLALDLDGTLLDAAGQPAPGLISELLGWSEAGAHVAVITARGGKTPLINGWPLHSVSRCYGAWLQTADTVRWSRTLPPATLQMAMARLNRWELNTSGGGTILVTEDPRDLLRSSDPSFAAQWREARGVLKLAHGQPDAARLDEVQAQWSLLPGVKVIRERRDRLALVRADACKGSAVQALAAQLGVPRGRIIVAGDGSADAAMLPHAGTFIRVGNHPALAGATHHVPAPQDLPGLLGALRAERLFTLQGQRGT; encoded by the coding sequence GTGACCCCCACCGCGCTGCTCGCCCTGGACCTCGACGGCACCCTGCTCGACGCCGCCGGGCAGCCCGCGCCGGGACTGATCTCCGAACTGCTCGGTTGGTCCGAGGCGGGCGCGCACGTGGCGGTCATCACGGCGCGGGGCGGTAAGACCCCGCTGATCAACGGGTGGCCGCTGCACTCCGTGTCCCGCTGCTACGGCGCGTGGCTGCAGACCGCCGACACCGTCCGCTGGAGCCGCACGCTGCCGCCCGCCACCCTGCAGATGGCGATGGCCCGGCTGAACCGCTGGGAGCTGAACACATCCGGGGGCGGGACGATCCTCGTGACCGAGGACCCCCGTGACCTGCTGCGCAGCAGCGATCCCAGTTTTGCCGCGCAGTGGCGCGAGGCGCGAGGCGTCCTGAAACTCGCGCACGGGCAGCCCGACGCCGCCCGCCTGGACGAGGTGCAGGCGCAGTGGTCGCTGCTGCCGGGCGTGAAGGTCATCCGTGAGCGGCGCGACCGCCTCGCGCTGGTCCGCGCGGACGCCTGCAAGGGCTCGGCAGTGCAGGCGCTCGCCGCGCAGCTGGGCGTGCCGCGCGGGCGGATCATCGTGGCGGGGGACGGCTCGGCGGACGCCGCGATGCTGCCGCACGCCGGGACGTTCATCCGGGTCGGGAACCACCCGGCGCTGGCGGGCGCCACGCACCACGTCCCTGCCCCGCAGGACCTGCCGGGGCTGCTGGGCGCCCTGCGGGCAGAGCGTCTGTTCACGCTTCAGGGGCAGCGCGGCACCTGA